In a single window of the Methanobacterium alcaliphilum genome:
- a CDS encoding peroxiredoxin, translated as MENEKSKGMPLLGDEFPEMTVETTHGTIELPKAFSGKWFVLFSHPADFTPVCTTEFYAFQKRYDQFRDLNCELIGMSVDQVFAHIKWEEWIQENLNIEIEFPVIADTGTVAGKLGLIHPGKGTNTVRAVFVVDDHGKIRIILYYPQELGRNMDEILRVVEAMQIADNKKVAMPANWPNNELVDDHVIIPPAKDVKTSKERLKQAESGEFTCYDWWLCHKKLD; from the coding sequence ATGGAAAATGAAAAAAGCAAAGGAATGCCACTGTTAGGGGATGAATTTCCTGAAATGACTGTAGAAACAACTCATGGGACCATAGAACTACCAAAAGCCTTTTCAGGAAAATGGTTTGTTCTTTTCAGCCATCCGGCTGATTTCACCCCAGTTTGCACTACTGAATTTTATGCTTTTCAGAAAAGATACGACCAATTCCGAGATTTAAACTGTGAACTTATTGGTATGAGTGTGGATCAGGTTTTTGCTCATATCAAATGGGAAGAATGGATCCAAGAAAACCTCAACATTGAAATTGAATTTCCAGTAATTGCTGATACTGGAACTGTGGCAGGGAAGTTGGGACTTATACACCCGGGCAAAGGAACCAATACAGTAAGAGCAGTTTTTGTAGTGGATGATCATGGTAAAATACGAATTATACTTTACTACCCTCAGGAACTTGGTAGAAATATGGATGAAATCTTGAGGGTGGTTGAAGCCATGCAGATTGCTGATAATAAAAAGGTAGCTATGCCTGCTAATTGGCCTAACAATGAGCTCGTGGATGATCACGTTATTATTCCCCCAGCTAAAGATGTTAAAACATCAAAAGAAAGACTTAAACAGGCAGAATCAGGGGAATTTACTTGTTATGATTGGTGGCTATGCCACAAAAAACTAGATTAA
- a CDS encoding CDGSH iron-sulfur domain-containing protein yields MKEKESSTDHMKIKILKNGPYIVTGNVPLYEQVIITDNEGHTKDLVDEKEFPLQENYSLCRCGESKNKPFCDGTHTDINFDGKETASQKLYIEKAEVFEGEELRLTDAHEFCDHSRFCLRSGGIRSLIKSKKPADQEMAIQEAMICPSGRLVLWNKETGKYYEHDFDPSIVLIHDKQKKCQGPIWVRGGIPIESSDGEIYEIRNRVTLCRCGKSENKPYCDGSHWMDAKQKLKFRKKWGLDKKK; encoded by the coding sequence ATGAAAGAAAAGGAATCATCAACAGATCACATGAAGATTAAAATATTGAAAAATGGCCCTTACATTGTTACTGGGAATGTTCCACTTTATGAACAAGTGATTATTACAGATAATGAAGGCCACACAAAAGACTTAGTTGATGAAAAAGAATTCCCATTACAAGAAAATTATAGTCTCTGTAGATGTGGTGAATCCAAAAATAAGCCATTCTGTGATGGTACTCATACGGATATAAATTTTGATGGAAAAGAAACAGCCAGTCAAAAACTATATATTGAAAAAGCCGAGGTATTTGAAGGAGAAGAACTTCGATTAACTGATGCTCATGAATTTTGTGATCATTCACGGTTCTGTCTGAGATCAGGAGGTATTAGAAGCCTTATCAAATCAAAAAAGCCCGCGGACCAAGAAATGGCCATCCAAGAAGCCATGATTTGTCCATCTGGACGATTAGTATTGTGGAATAAAGAAACCGGAAAATATTATGAACATGATTTTGATCCATCCATTGTACTAATCCATGATAAACAGAAAAAGTGTCAAGGCCCAATATGGGTTAGAGGAGGCATACCTATAGAATCATCTGATGGGGAAATTTACGAAATTAGAAATAGAGTTACATTATGCCGATGTGGGAAATCTGAAAATAAACCCTATTGTGACGGTAGCCATTGGATGGATGCCAAACAAAAACTTAAATTCAGAAAAAAATGGGGTCTTGATAAGAAAAAATAA
- a CDS encoding MFS transporter — MRKISVKHYVLIIAALSSFLTPFMGSSVNVALPAIASQFQIDAIIQNWIPASFLLAAAIFAVPFGRISEILGMKKIFTYGIILFTISSFLAALSPDAFYLIIFRVMQGIGSAMIFVTGLALLTRVYPPQDRGKAIGINIAVVYIGLSLGPVLGGILTQNLGWQSIFWFAVPIGLLTTMIVLWKLKDEWADARGEKFDVLGSILYSIALFLLMYGFSLLPAPQGLFMLLIGVLLLFGFVKWELSNSSPVFNMKLFKNFTFAFSSLAALINYSATFAVSLLLSYHLQYINGLDQQTTGFILIAQPLVMAIVAPLAGRLSDKKNPQVLAGIGMSITTLGLFLLAFIHENTSLTMIILSLMMLGLGFGLFSSPNTNAIMGSVERKYYGIASATVSSMRLIGQSFSIGMVTLIFAYILGRVQISPEYYHLLLQATQICFILFSIMCFVGIFAALAKRNHNNKING, encoded by the coding sequence ATGCGAAAAATATCAGTAAAACATTACGTATTGATTATAGCTGCCCTTTCATCCTTTTTAACACCTTTTATGGGTTCTTCAGTGAATGTGGCTTTACCAGCCATCGCCAGTCAATTTCAAATAGATGCTATTATTCAAAACTGGATTCCTGCATCTTTTCTTTTAGCAGCAGCCATATTTGCTGTTCCTTTTGGTAGAATATCAGAAATATTAGGTATGAAAAAAATTTTCACATATGGCATAATCCTTTTTACAATTTCTTCATTTTTAGCTGCTCTTTCACCCGATGCTTTTTATTTAATAATATTCCGAGTAATGCAGGGTATTGGATCTGCAATGATTTTTGTCACAGGTTTAGCTCTTTTAACAAGAGTTTATCCCCCTCAAGATAGAGGAAAAGCCATTGGAATTAACATCGCCGTTGTTTATATTGGTTTATCTCTTGGACCAGTATTAGGTGGGATCTTGACCCAAAATTTGGGTTGGCAAAGTATATTTTGGTTTGCAGTACCTATTGGTCTTTTGACAACCATGATTGTATTATGGAAACTTAAAGATGAATGGGCTGATGCACGAGGGGAAAAATTTGACGTATTAGGTTCTATCCTTTATTCAATAGCACTTTTCTTGTTAATGTACGGATTTTCACTACTTCCGGCTCCACAAGGGCTTTTTATGCTTTTAATTGGGGTTTTATTATTATTCGGTTTTGTTAAATGGGAATTATCCAATTCAAGCCCAGTATTTAACATGAAATTATTTAAAAACTTCACTTTTGCTTTTTCCAGCCTGGCAGCATTAATAAATTACAGCGCAACATTCGCTGTTTCTCTACTTTTAAGTTACCATTTACAGTATATTAATGGTTTAGACCAGCAAACAACAGGATTTATTTTAATTGCACAACCCCTTGTAATGGCCATAGTAGCACCTTTAGCAGGAAGGCTTTCTGATAAAAAAAATCCACAAGTTTTAGCTGGAATTGGAATGTCCATAACAACTTTAGGACTGTTCTTACTGGCTTTCATCCATGAAAATACCAGTTTAACCATGATAATACTATCATTAATGATGTTAGGTCTTGGATTTGGATTATTCTCATCGCCCAACACCAATGCTATTATGGGATCTGTTGAAAGAAAATATTATGGGATCGCATCAGCAACTGTAAGTTCAATGCGACTTATTGGCCAATCTTTTAGTATTGGTATGGTAACTTTAATATTTGCTTATATTCTGGGAAGAGTTCAAATTAGTCCAGAATATTATCATTTATTGCTACAAGCAACACAAATCTGTTTCATTTTATTCAGTATCATGTGTTTCGTGGGTATTTTTGCAGCACTTGCTAAAAGAAACCATAATAATAAAATTAATGGTTGA
- a CDS encoding glutamate synthase-related protein codes for MPFKIERSRELCKRNFDRPGCCWYLCDNRDESQCKNCYSCYNNCPHDVYEIIGDEPYPIKHENCVGCRICEEMCPNNAIEVNAVPEDRRNVWSFADLVEIQRKSNEGSYKVRGCGATRPIPTFDDLVIVPAQVSRPPIDKYREPCNTKIVLGDRYAENPLVIDTPIMIAAMSFGALSKEAKIALAMGATLAGTATNTGEGGMLPEERKYASKLIAQYASGRFGVSADYLNNSEAIEIKIGQGAKSGMGGHLLGEKVTAEVSKIRMIPEGTDALSPARHMDIVGPEDLSMKISQLREISDWKVPIIVKFTSGRVSDDVKIAAKAGADIIVVDGMQGGTGAGPDIVTEHSGVPTIAAIVEADEALKQVNLRDKVSLVAGGGIRNGADVAKAIALGADAAYIATSALVSIGCRVCQTCYTGTCRKGIATQNPQLRRRLDYVEGGKKVARYIEAMTEEVCMLTQQAGNTDVSKLEKDDLRALTIESSALTGVKLAGMESPFTID; via the coding sequence ATGCCTTTCAAAATAGAAAGAAGTCGAGAGCTCTGTAAGAGAAATTTTGACCGTCCAGGATGCTGTTGGTACTTATGTGACAACCGGGACGAAAGTCAATGCAAAAATTGTTATTCATGTTACAATAACTGTCCCCACGATGTTTACGAAATAATTGGGGATGAACCATATCCAATTAAACACGAAAACTGTGTTGGATGTCGTATATGTGAAGAAATGTGTCCAAACAATGCAATAGAAGTTAATGCTGTTCCAGAAGACAGAAGAAATGTTTGGTCATTCGCGGATTTGGTTGAAATTCAGCGAAAATCCAATGAAGGATCATATAAAGTAAGAGGCTGCGGTGCAACTAGACCCATACCTACATTTGATGATCTGGTAATTGTACCTGCTCAAGTATCCAGACCACCTATTGACAAATACCGGGAACCTTGCAATACAAAAATTGTTTTAGGGGACAGATATGCTGAAAATCCATTAGTAATAGACACTCCCATCATGATTGCGGCCATGTCTTTTGGTGCATTAAGTAAAGAAGCAAAAATTGCTCTAGCAATGGGCGCAACCTTAGCTGGAACCGCCACCAATACCGGGGAAGGTGGAATGTTGCCAGAAGAACGTAAATATGCTTCAAAATTAATTGCACAATATGCATCTGGAAGATTTGGTGTATCAGCCGATTATCTAAACAACTCTGAAGCTATTGAAATTAAGATAGGACAGGGCGCAAAATCTGGTATGGGTGGACATCTTCTAGGGGAAAAAGTAACTGCAGAAGTTTCTAAAATAAGAATGATTCCAGAAGGTACTGATGCTTTAAGTCCTGCACGACATATGGACATTGTGGGGCCAGAAGATTTAAGCATGAAAATATCTCAATTAAGGGAAATCAGTGATTGGAAAGTTCCGATTATTGTTAAGTTCACTTCTGGAAGAGTAAGCGACGATGTAAAAATTGCTGCTAAAGCTGGAGCCGATATCATCGTAGTTGATGGTATGCAAGGAGGAACCGGCGCCGGACCAGATATAGTAACTGAACATTCGGGAGTACCCACCATTGCTGCCATCGTAGAGGCAGATGAGGCTTTAAAACAAGTCAACTTAAGAGACAAAGTAAGTCTAGTGGCAGGTGGAGGTATCAGAAATGGTGCTGATGTAGCTAAAGCTATTGCTCTTGGAGCAGATGCAGCATATATTGCAACTTCTGCATTAGTATCCATTGGATGTAGAGTTTGTCAGACATGTTACACTGGTACCTGTAGAAAGGGTATTGCTACTCAAAACCCTCAGCTTAGAAGAAGATTAGATTATGTTGAAGGCGGAAAAAAAGTAGCCAGATACATAGAGGCCATGACTGAAGAAGTTTGCATGCTAACCCAACAAGCCGGAAACACAGATGTTAGCAAGCTAGAAAAAGACGATCTTAGAGCACTTACTATTGAGTCATCAGCTTTAACTGGTGTGAAACTTGCAGGAATGGAATCTCCATTCACGATCGACTGA
- a CDS encoding Coenzyme F420 hydrogenase/dehydrogenase, beta subunit C-terminal domain, giving the protein MTGNTVEKGKEKTAMTGTPCQIMAASLMDNYLEDLPIDLKIGLFCMENFSYNYLKELLKKYDLDLKDVVECRVEKGKMWFYLTEDQIFSIPLSEAKSCMRKSCQICMDFTSEQADISVGSVGSPDGWSTIIVRNEKGLDILEKAEKENYIETKPVSDSGIKLIERLALKKKSENLEEIKKRENIGRPVLSWRIMPEEKYTDEVAENQFSDLKGDVIDIGACVLCGACLLACPENIVEIKDRKPEIKGSCPEGCNACYIACPRTYVPDSISNRDTEKSAFGEYIKIVSAKAPMFQGQDGGIVTALLSYALSENIVDNALVVDKSSQNPWKPKAKLVNNLEAIVKASGTKYSACPIFKSLKE; this is encoded by the coding sequence ATGACAGGAAATACTGTTGAAAAGGGAAAAGAGAAAACCGCCATGACAGGTACACCCTGTCAAATTATGGCCGCCTCCCTAATGGATAATTATTTAGAGGATTTACCAATTGATCTTAAAATAGGGCTTTTTTGTATGGAAAACTTTTCATACAATTATCTGAAAGAGTTATTGAAAAAATATGACCTTGACCTTAAAGATGTAGTTGAATGCAGAGTAGAAAAAGGTAAAATGTGGTTTTACCTTACAGAAGACCAGATATTTAGCATCCCTTTAAGTGAAGCAAAGTCATGTATGAGAAAAAGTTGTCAAATTTGTATGGACTTTACTTCAGAACAAGCAGACATTTCTGTTGGGTCAGTAGGATCCCCGGATGGATGGTCCACAATAATTGTGCGAAATGAAAAAGGTTTGGATATTCTAGAAAAAGCCGAGAAAGAAAATTATATTGAAACTAAACCAGTGTCCGATTCTGGAATTAAATTAATAGAAAGACTCGCCTTGAAGAAAAAATCTGAAAACTTAGAAGAGATTAAAAAAAGAGAAAACATAGGACGGCCAGTGCTTTCATGGAGAATAATGCCCGAAGAGAAGTACACCGATGAAGTTGCAGAAAACCAATTTTCAGATCTTAAAGGAGACGTTATCGATATAGGAGCTTGTGTCTTATGCGGAGCGTGTCTTTTAGCCTGCCCAGAGAATATTGTGGAAATAAAAGACCGAAAGCCAGAGATTAAAGGAAGCTGTCCTGAAGGGTGCAATGCCTGTTACATAGCATGTCCCAGAACTTACGTGCCAGACAGCATATCTAATAGAGATACAGAAAAATCAGCATTTGGTGAGTACATTAAAATAGTTTCTGCTAAAGCCCCTATGTTCCAAGGACAGGATGGGGGAATAGTTACTGCCCTTTTAAGTTATGCTTTATCGGAAAATATTGTAGATAACGCATTAGTAGTTGACAAAAGTAGCCAGAACCCATGGAAACCAAAAGCAAAACTTGTAAATAATTTAGAAGCAATTGTTAAAGCTTCAGGGACTAAATATTCAGCTTGTCCCATATTTAAATCATTAAAAGAATAA
- a CDS encoding GXGXG domain-containing protein, producing the protein MREIEIDAQSKTPREINRSLKSMAKEYDKIIIKNPNAMHYLLAGLTDDVEIVIEGSAGYFVGTMIHNAKVKINGNAGWFPADNMTAGEVIIEGSAGDGVGQGIYGGTVIVKKDVGSRTGEIMKNGTIIVGGSSGFMTGLFMMGGKIIILGDLAEDAGESIIRGAIYVMGDIKSLGKNAKVGELDSEDKKELKELLPEYGFDLNDAQYDQFKKIVPRSKRPFYGQESEEG; encoded by the coding sequence ATGAGGGAAATAGAAATTGACGCTCAATCAAAAACTCCTCGGGAAATAAACCGTTCCCTAAAATCGATGGCAAAAGAATATGATAAAATTATCATAAAAAATCCTAATGCCATGCATTATCTTTTAGCCGGGCTAACTGATGATGTGGAAATTGTGATAGAAGGTTCCGCAGGATATTTTGTAGGAACCATGATTCACAATGCTAAAGTTAAAATTAATGGTAATGCAGGATGGTTCCCTGCAGATAATATGACTGCTGGTGAAGTCATCATTGAAGGTTCTGCTGGAGATGGTGTAGGGCAGGGAATATATGGCGGTACAGTGATTGTCAAGAAAGATGTAGGGTCTAGAACCGGGGAAATAATGAAAAACGGAACTATAATTGTTGGTGGAAGTTCTGGTTTTATGACTGGTCTTTTTATGATGGGTGGGAAAATCATCATATTAGGGGACTTGGCTGAAGATGCCGGTGAATCCATTATCCGAGGAGCTATATACGTCATGGGAGATATAAAAAGCCTGGGTAAAAACGCTAAAGTAGGGGAACTGGATTCTGAGGATAAAAAAGAGTTGAAAGAATTACTGCCGGAATATGGTTTTGATTTAAATGATGCACAATATGATCAATTCAAGAAAATAGTTCCAAGAAGTAAAAGGCCATTCTATGGTCAAGAATCGGAGGAAGGATAA
- a CDS encoding class II glutamine amidotransferase — MCGIAGVVYKDKKLHPVGSDMTKMLDALQHRGPDSAGFSLYGGLGLEENEYLLNIEVKEKPGLIETVKEKVEFVSPIKSEEIIPSVENYNIYRCKIGLNTFDQLKPLIMDIDKVEDVIVLNGSHSFEMIKDVGSVLEIADRYDTWSKKGTHAIGHTRFSTESIVDRYHAHPFQSYIIPDITVVHNGQITNYWKIRDPLERKGHIFETNNDTECIVHYVADKLSMGYSLEETLEQSVKDMDGPFSYIVGTPNGVGIAKDQLGLRPGVMAENNDVFAIASEEVSLREVMDTHNVEQISPGEVRVYEI; from the coding sequence GTGTGTGGAATAGCAGGAGTAGTATACAAAGATAAGAAACTCCACCCCGTGGGAAGCGATATGACAAAAATGTTAGATGCTTTGCAACATCGCGGGCCTGATTCAGCTGGATTTTCACTTTACGGAGGTCTTGGATTAGAAGAAAATGAGTATCTATTAAACATTGAAGTTAAAGAAAAACCAGGACTAATAGAAACTGTTAAAGAGAAAGTTGAATTTGTGAGCCCTATAAAATCTGAAGAAATTATCCCTTCAGTTGAAAATTATAATATTTACCGATGCAAAATAGGCCTTAATACCTTTGATCAATTAAAACCACTCATAATGGATATTGATAAAGTCGAAGATGTTATCGTACTTAACGGAAGTCATTCATTTGAAATGATTAAAGATGTTGGTTCTGTTCTAGAAATAGCAGATCGATACGATACATGGTCCAAAAAAGGAACCCATGCCATTGGCCACACTAGATTTTCTACGGAAAGTATTGTAGATCGTTACCATGCACACCCTTTCCAAAGTTATATCATTCCTGATATTACAGTGGTTCACAATGGTCAAATAACTAACTACTGGAAAATAAGAGATCCTTTAGAACGAAAAGGACATATTTTTGAAACTAATAACGATACAGAATGTATTGTACACTATGTAGCAGATAAATTATCCATGGGATATTCTTTAGAAGAAACTCTCGAACAATCCGTAAAGGACATGGATGGACCTTTTTCATATATTGTAGGTACTCCTAACGGTGTGGGAATAGCGAAAGACCAGCTAGGATTAAGACCTGGCGTAATGGCTGAAAATAATGATGTTTTTGCCATTGCATCCGAAGAAGTTTCTCTAAGAGAAGTAATGGATACTCACAATGTGGAACAGATATCTCCTGGAGAAGTGAGGGTTTACGAAATTTAA
- the pdxT gene encoding pyridoxal 5'-phosphate synthase glutaminase subunit PdxT: protein MIKIGILNLQGAVSEHFDITKKALKNLKIESKVFNVRTSEEASRCDGIIISGGESTVIGKLLVETGIKNIIINQKIPIFGTCAGMVLLASQTDFEQPLLNIMDMTVKRNAFGRQKDSFEKEIEIFGEKYPGVFIRAPAVESIGANAQIISKLDNIIIGVKQDKNIALAFHPELTQDTRLHEHFIKEVL from the coding sequence ATGATAAAAATAGGAATTTTAAATCTACAAGGGGCCGTTTCAGAGCACTTTGATATCACAAAAAAGGCTTTAAAAAATTTAAAAATAGAATCTAAAGTTTTTAATGTGAGAACATCGGAAGAAGCTTCTAGATGTGATGGTATTATAATATCCGGCGGAGAAAGTACAGTTATAGGTAAACTGCTTGTTGAAACTGGAATAAAAAACATCATAATTAACCAAAAGATACCTATTTTCGGTACATGTGCAGGCATGGTTCTTCTTGCATCTCAAACAGATTTTGAACAACCTTTACTGAACATAATGGATATGACAGTAAAAAGAAACGCTTTTGGTAGACAAAAAGATTCCTTTGAAAAAGAAATTGAAATATTTGGAGAAAAATATCCTGGAGTATTTATTAGAGCTCCTGCTGTTGAATCAATTGGAGCAAATGCCCAGATCATCTCCAAGTTAGATAATATTATTATTGGTGTTAAACAGGATAAAAACATTGCACTAGCATTCCATCCTGAACTTACTCAAGACACCAGATTACATGAGCACTTTATAAAGGAGGTATTATAG
- a CDS encoding malate dehydrogenase, with amino-acid sequence MKVSIIGSTGRVGKAAALCLAEEHAVNTLQLISREESLDHNKGEVLDIYDALAAKGVSITIQTSSDVSDVQGSQVVVITAGAPRTPDMQRMELGSENAKIIADYAKKIAKAAPDTIILVVTNPVDVMTYVALKNSGFPSSRVFGLGNHLDSLRLRNYMAEHFKVHVSEVHTRVIGQHGPYMVPLISSTSIGGIPIEYYSARDYFTDYKSFNLKNTIEKVINAGSNIISKKGATEYGPAFAISNIVNTILNDEKKILTVSTLMEGEIDGIKDVCLGVPVKLGENGIEGIVPVQMDRDEREALQDAADFIKKSTDEIMKELE; translated from the coding sequence TTGAAAGTGAGTATTATTGGATCCACCGGGAGAGTAGGTAAAGCAGCAGCACTCTGCCTAGCAGAAGAACATGCCGTGAACACATTACAGCTTATTTCTCGAGAGGAAAGTCTGGATCATAATAAAGGTGAAGTTTTAGATATATATGATGCCTTGGCAGCAAAAGGCGTTTCAATAACTATACAGACATCTTCAGATGTATCAGATGTTCAGGGTTCCCAAGTTGTGGTTATAACCGCAGGAGCTCCAAGAACACCCGATATGCAGAGAATGGAATTAGGATCAGAAAATGCGAAAATAATTGCAGATTATGCTAAAAAAATAGCTAAAGCAGCTCCTGATACAATCATATTAGTCGTGACTAATCCCGTAGATGTGATGACCTATGTGGCCCTGAAAAATTCTGGTTTTCCATCGAGCAGGGTTTTTGGATTAGGTAACCACCTGGATTCATTGCGACTTAGAAATTATATGGCTGAGCACTTTAAAGTGCATGTGAGTGAAGTTCACACTCGAGTAATAGGTCAACACGGCCCATATATGGTTCCTCTTATTAGTTCAACTTCTATTGGAGGTATCCCAATAGAGTACTATTCTGCTCGAGATTATTTCACAGACTATAAATCATTTAATTTAAAAAATACCATTGAAAAGGTTATTAACGCAGGCAGCAATATCATTAGTAAAAAGGGGGCGACTGAATACGGCCCAGCCTTTGCGATTTCCAATATTGTAAACACTATCTTGAATGATGAAAAGAAGATTTTGACTGTTTCTACTTTGATGGAAGGAGAAATAGATGGAATTAAAGATGTTTGTTTAGGTGTGCCTGTTAAATTAGGAGAAAATGGTATTGAGGGAATAGTTCCAGTGCAGATGGATCGGGATGAAAGAGAAGCTCTTCAAGATGCTGCTGACTTTATAAAAAAGTCCACGGATGAAATAATGAAAGAGTTAGAATAG
- a CDS encoding HEAT repeat domain-containing protein, with protein sequence MEKQENVARLIESLKEEDEHVRVQVIELLEEIGSPAVEPLITALSDPNKFVRMGAAKSLGDINDSKAVDPLIETLSDDNKWVRREASGALSKMGDDAVDPLINLLDNDDWKVRGAATWALGNIKNPKSVDPLIKVLNDKSGFVRSGAAWALGNIGGEKVESAMKELTKNDSGYAKKVAADFLEKKVD encoded by the coding sequence ATGGAAAAACAAGAAAATGTTGCCCGGCTTATAGAATCATTAAAGGAAGAAGATGAACATGTGCGTGTTCAGGTGATAGAACTACTAGAAGAAATTGGGAGCCCTGCCGTTGAGCCACTCATAACCGCATTATCAGACCCAAATAAATTTGTCAGGATGGGTGCAGCTAAATCACTTGGAGATATAAATGATTCCAAAGCTGTTGATCCATTAATTGAAACTTTAAGTGATGATAATAAATGGGTTAGACGAGAAGCTTCAGGAGCCCTATCTAAAATGGGTGATGACGCTGTAGATCCTCTTATAAATTTACTCGACAATGACGATTGGAAAGTTAGAGGTGCTGCGACATGGGCTTTAGGAAACATTAAAAACCCTAAATCAGTTGATCCCCTAATTAAAGTTCTAAATGATAAAAGTGGTTTCGTAAGAAGTGGCGCTGCATGGGCACTGGGTAATATTGGTGGAGAAAAAGTAGAATCTGCCATGAAAGAACTTACTAAAAATGATAGTGGATATGCTAAAAAAGTTGCCGCTGATTTTCTAGAAAAAAAAGTTGATTAA
- a CDS encoding tetratricopeptide repeat protein, which yields MQQIISVLGLMDSFRGKNSALKNYEKKLAEYQEQEAEVLIDIGVIYLEDEKSEKALKHFQEALKTYEKLEFSEGEAFTHDLIGDTYLSDRDAQGALKHYQMALDIYSDINSPLKEDMAEKINDVHGIEKSLGIKTKTSPSENKKHKHIKTENSSEFKPSHEKFTTNIEKIAEKLEESIMLMENAKLYAEYYKETKTTAYLEEALNTADIIEDHDGQGTINLMMGDIILRNENTNDALNHFKKAYSIFNKAENEKGEAISLLLIGAVYFILDRKKDMYTVFKDSINLFQVLGDKKGESVAKSLISMLSQ from the coding sequence ATGCAACAAATCATTTCAGTTCTAGGGCTAATGGACTCTTTTAGAGGTAAAAATAGTGCACTGAAAAACTATGAGAAAAAACTTGCGGAATATCAAGAACAGGAAGCCGAAGTTCTCATTGACATTGGAGTCATCTATTTAGAAGATGAAAAATCAGAAAAGGCTTTAAAACACTTTCAAGAAGCTCTTAAAACATATGAAAAATTAGAATTTTCTGAAGGAGAAGCATTTACCCATGATTTAATTGGAGACACATATTTAAGCGATCGAGACGCTCAAGGCGCTTTAAAACATTATCAAATGGCATTAGATATTTATTCAGATATAAATTCTCCACTGAAAGAAGATATGGCTGAGAAAATTAATGACGTACATGGAATAGAAAAGTCCCTGGGGATCAAAACCAAAACAAGCCCGTCTGAAAATAAAAAGCATAAACATATTAAAACTGAAAATTCTTCAGAGTTTAAACCATCACATGAAAAGTTCACTACCAACATAGAAAAAATTGCAGAAAAGCTGGAAGAGTCTATCATGTTAATGGAGAATGCTAAACTCTATGCAGAATATTATAAAGAAACTAAGACCACCGCATATCTTGAAGAAGCATTGAATACCGCGGATATTATTGAAGATCATGATGGTCAAGGCACGATTAATTTAATGATGGGGGATATTATTTTAAGAAATGAAAATACCAATGATGCATTGAATCATTTCAAGAAGGCATATTCTATATTCAATAAAGCAGAAAATGAAAAAGGAGAAGCAATTTCTCTTCTTTTAATTGGTGCTGTTTATTTCATTTTAGATAGAAAAAAAGATATGTACACTGTATTTAAAGATTCCATAAACTTATTCCAAGTTTTAGGTGATAAAAAAGGAGAATCCGTAGCTAAAAGTCTTATTTCTATGTTATCTCAATAG
- a CDS encoding tetratricopeptide repeat protein, whose protein sequence is MWPINIIGFMDSIRGKKGSMKHYKNKLLHFKEQEAETHIDIGVIYLEDENPEKALKHFYEALKMYKNLHSIEGEAFVHNLLGDLYISMRNPSKAIMHYQDSFKLYASMKSPLKNELFSKIKDTEKAEEVIEILKNKEE, encoded by the coding sequence TTGTGGCCAATAAATATAATAGGTTTTATGGACTCAATCCGAGGTAAAAAAGGTTCAATGAAACACTATAAGAACAAGCTTTTGCATTTTAAAGAACAGGAAGCAGAAACACATATTGATATTGGAGTCATCTATTTAGAAGATGAAAACCCTGAAAAAGCATTAAAACATTTTTATGAAGCACTTAAAATGTACAAAAATTTACATTCAATAGAAGGTGAAGCCTTTGTTCATAATCTTTTGGGGGATCTTTATATTTCCATGAGAAATCCATCAAAAGCAATTATGCATTACCAGGATTCTTTTAAACTTTATGCTTCAATGAAATCTCCTTTGAAAAATGAGTTATTTTCAAAAATTAAAGATACTGAAAAAGCAGAAGAAGTTATTGAAATCCTTAAAAATAAAGAAGAATGA